TGGCCAGGCTCATGTTTTCCTGGCCTCCGGCCACGATTACCTCCGCGTCTCCGCAGCGTATGGCCTGTGTCGCCAGATGTAGCGCCTTGAGTCCCGAGCCACAGACCTTGTTCAAGGTCATGGAGGGAATACCTGCCGGCAGCCCTGCTCCAATCGCCGCCTGGCGCGCCGGATTCTGGCCCACGCCGGCGGCCAGGACCTGGCCGAGAATGGCTTCATCCACCTGCTCCGGCTCAAGCCGGGTCTGTTCGAGCAGCCGGCGAATCACGGCTGCCCCCAGCTCGGTCGCTGGCGTTCCGGCCAGGGTACCCTGGAAACTGCCCACTGCCGTACGGGTTGCAGCAACGATGACGACTTCTGTCATATGGCACCTCATAAAAATCAATACCTTACAGATAGCGATAATTTTTTCGCATTGCTGTCATCTACTGCATGTTCATGCCGCCGTTGAGCGAGAAGTCGGCTCCGGTGGCATAGGCGGACTCCTCTGATGCCAGCCAGGCCACCAGGCTGGCCACCTCCGCCGGCTGTCCCAGCCGGCCAACGGGAATCGTGGCGGTAATCTGTTCGAGTACTTCCGGGCGCATGGCATCGGTCATGGCTGTTGAGATGTAGCCGGGCGAGATCGTATTCACCGTGATGCCCTTGCCGGATACCTCTCGTGCCAGCGCCATGGTGAAACCGTGGATGCCGGCCTTGGCCGCCGAATAGTTGGTTTGGCCGAACTGGCCTCGCTGGCCGTTGACGGAGGAGATGTTGATGATGCGCCCCCAGCCCTTGTCGAGCATGTCGCCGATGATCTGTTTGGTGGTGTTGAA
This DNA window, taken from Kushneria phosphatilytica, encodes the following:
- the phbB gene encoding acetoacetyl-CoA reductase, translated to MSHNRIAFVTGGTGGIGTAICQRLHQESFRVVAGCSLHSERKRDWMAAQHEAGFDFHICELDVANWENTQQAIAELREQIGPIDVLINNAGITRDASFRKLTPENWQAVLDTNLNSLFNTTKQIIGDMLDKGWGRIINISSVNGQRGQFGQTNYSAAKAGIHGFTMALAREVSGKGITVNTISPGYISTAMTDAMRPEVLEQITATIPVGRLGQPAEVASLVAWLASEESAYATGADFSLNGGMNMQ